From Anopheles arabiensis isolate DONGOLA chromosome 3, AaraD3, whole genome shotgun sequence, a single genomic window includes:
- the LOC120903512 gene encoding mucin-2-like — MKQLYLAVLAATLHLVQGQGSCVPGVTCETFNCTTDARCPAVNPPQGPVLLPHPNCAKFYKCSNGQACEYDCPANLHFNHVEQACDWPERACCDMNIPCLPQDPCIPGVTCPPTGPSDPPTTVTLPPPTAPTPAPPTAPTPAPPTAPTPAPPTAPTPAPPTAPTPAPTGCIPDPLSCNPFEDPNNPTLLPHESNCGQFYKCNLGERCLLSCPLGQHFWPAGGVCERPEVACCNPALCNTSPSQCVDDVRCPLIEDPNFPTTFPFPGNCSRFYKCDLGRRCPVDCWPGTHFSASTGRCEAPDEACCDPAVPCRGATVRSCAPDARCPLNDNPFDPTVLKHADCTRFYKCDNGQACVLECPRGQHFRQDTPTTGSCDWPDLACCDPNIPCTGPNPGVTCRPDSRCPLFDDPNNPLLLPHTSSCARFYKCTNGLACDLPCLHGHFSQALQRCERPEVACCDPAVPCENTTPMPTPVPTPAPTPATTPAPTPAPTPAPTPAPTPAPTPAPTPAPTPAPTPSPGDPCIPGVTCPPGDAGNCVVDARCPAWNGPTPTLLPHPSNCGMFYKCDNGRACEHNCPAGLHFNPLISVCDWPHQACCDPTIPCNPPCIPGVTCPPTGPTPAPTPAPTPAPTPAPTPAPTPAPTPAPTPAPTPAPTPAPTPAPTPAPTPAPTPTPSDPCIPGVTCPPSDAGNCILYNRCPPRNGATPTLLPHPSNCGMFYKCNNGFACEHDCPAGLHFNPSLSVCDWPSSACCDPTIPCDPPCIPGVTCPPTGPTPAPTPAPTPAPTPAPTPAPTPAPTPAPTPAPTPAPTPAPTPAPTPAPTPAPTPTPSDPCIPGVTCPPSDAGNCVMDGRCPPRNGVTPKLLPHSACNMFYKCNNGFACEHDCPAGLHFNPSLSVCDWPSSACCDPTIPCDPPCIPGVTCPPTGPTPAPTPAPTPAPTPAPTPAPTPAPTPAPTPAPTPAPTPAPTPAPTPAPTPAPTPTPSDPCIPGVTCPPSDAGNCVVDSRCPPRNGVTPKLLPHSACDMFYKCNNGFACEQSCPPGLHFNADLSVCDWPSSACCDPTIPCNPPCIPGLTCPPTGPTPAPTTAQPPITLPPPTLPPPTLPPPTLPPPTVGPTPSEPCVPGVTCEPSNCHNDMRCPAQDGLTPTLFAHSECHKFYKCSNRKACEHSCPPGLHFNAREFVCDWPESACCDPTIPCNPPCIPGVTCARSVRL, encoded by the coding sequence ATGAAGCAGCTCTATCTGGCAGTGCTTGCTGCCACACTGCACCTTGTCCAGGGTCAGGGTTCGTGCGTCCCGGGCGTTACCTGCGAAACGTTCAACTGTACCACGGATGCCCGGTGCCCAGCGGTGAACCCGCCGCAAGGTCCAGTGCTGCTGCCCCATCCGAACTGTGCCAAGTTCTACAAGTGCTCCAATGGGCAGGCGTGCGAATACGACTGTCCGGCAAATTTGCACTTCAACCATGTTGAGCAGGCGTGCGATTGGCCGGAACGGGCGTGCTGCGACATGAACATACCCTGCCTGCCGCAGGATCCCTGCATACCGGGCGTAACCTGTCCACCGACTGGACCGTCCGATCCGCCCACCACTGTAACGCTACCGCCACCGACCGCACCCACACCTGCTCCACCAACCGCACCAACACCGGCTCCACCGACCGCACCAACACCGGCTCCACCGACCGCACCAACGCCGGCCCCACCAACCGCACCAACACCGGCACCGACTGGCTGCATTCCGGACCCGCTAAGCTGCAACCCGTTCGAAGATCCCAACAATCCAACCTTGCTGCCGCACGAATCCAACTGTGGTCAGTTTTACAAATGCAACCTCGGCGAACGCTGTCTGCTGTCCTGCCCGCTCGGTCAACACTTTTGGCCGGCGGGAGGCGTGTGCGAACGGCCGGAGGTGGCTTGCTGTAATCCGGCACTGTGTAACACGAGCCCCAGCCAGTGTGTGGATGATGTCCGCTGCCCTCTGATCGAGGATCCCAACTTCCCGACCACCTTCCCGTTCCCGGGCAACTGCTCCCGGTTCTACAAGTGTGATCTTGGGAGGCGCTGCCCAGTAGACTGCTGGCCTGGCACCCATTTCAGCGCCAGTACGGGACGTTGTGAGGCACCGGACGAGGCATGCTGCGATCCGGCCGTACCCTGCCGCGGAGCAACCGTTCGCAGCTGTGCGCCCGATGCGCGTTGTCCGCTGAACGATAATCCGTTCGATCCGACCGTCCTGAAGCACGCGGACTGTACCCGGTTCTACAAGTGCGATAACGGGCAGGCCTGTGTGTTGGAGTGTCCGCGCGGGCAGCACTTTAGACAGGATACGCCAACGACGGGAAGCTGCGACTGGCCGGATCTGGCCTGCTGTGATCCCAACATTCCGTGCACGGGACCAAACCCCGGCGTTACGTGCCGTCCCGATAGCCGCTGCCCGTTGTTCGACGACCCGAACAATCCGTTGCTCCTACCGCACACCAGCTCCTGCGCTCGGTTCTACAAGTGTACGAATGGGCTGGCATGCGATCTGCCCTGTCTGCATGGACACTTCAGCCAGGCGTTGCAGCGCTGTGAACGACCCGAGGTCGCCTGCTGCGATCCTGCCGTACCGTGTGAGAACACCACGCCTATGCCTACGCCTGTACCAACGCCTGCTCCAACGCCTGCTACTACTCCCGCTCCTACACCTGCTCCTACACCAGCACCTACTCCTGCGCCGACTCCAGCTCCAACGCCAGCTCCAACGCCAGCTCCCACTCCTGCTCCCACTCCGTCCCCTGGTGATCCATGCATTCCTGGAGTCACTTGTCCTCCAGGGGATGCCGGTAACTGCGTCGTGGATGCGAGATGCCCGGCATGGAATGGACCTACCCCAACGCTTCTACCTCATCCTTCAAACTGCGGCATGTTCTACAAGTGTGACAATGGACGAGCCTGTGAACACAACTGTCCAGCTGGATTGCACTTCAATCCTCTGATCAGCGTGTGCGACTGGCCGCATCAGGCTTGCTGTGACCCCACGATACCATGCAATCCTCCATGCATTCCGGGTGTAACGTGCCCGCCTACTGGGCCTACGCCTGCCCCAACTCCTGCTCCAACGCCCGCTCCGACTCCAGCTCCAACGCCAGCTCCAACGCCCGCTCCAACTCCAGCTCCAACACCAGCCCCTACCCCTGCTCCAACTCCAGCTCCAACTCCCGCTCCTACTCCCGCTCCAACTCCTGCCCCTACTCCAACTCCCAGTGATCCTTGCATTCCTGGTGTGACCTGTCCACCAAGTGATGCTGGTAATTGTATCCTATACAATAGATGCCCGCCACGAAATGGAGCTACTCCAACGCTTCTGCCTCATCCTTCCAACTGCGGAATGTTCTATAAGTGCAACAATGGATTTGCTTGTGAGCACGACTGTCCAGCTGGATTACACTTCAACCCAAGTCTCAGCGTGTGCGACTGGCCAAGCAGTGCCTGCTGTGACCCTACGATACCCTGTGATCCTCCATGCATTCCGGGAGTTACCTGCCCACCAACCGGTCCTACTCCTGCACCAACTCCAGCTCCAACTCCAGCTCCAACCCCAGCTCCTACTCCCGCTCCAACTCCCGCTCCTACTCCTGCTCCTACTCCCGCTCCAACTCCTGCCCCCACTCCCGCTCCAACTCCAGCTCCTACTCCCGCCCCAACTCCAGCTCCTACTCCTACTCCCAGTGATCCTTGCATTCCCGGAGTCACCTGTCCACCGAGCGATGCTGGTAACTGCGTCATGGATGGTAGATGTCCTCCCAGAAATGGAGTCACACCGAAACTTCTGCCTCACTCAGCCTGCAACATGTTCTACAAGTGTAACAATGGATTCGCCTGTGAGCACGACTGTCCAGCTGGATTACACTTCAACCCAAGTCTCAGCGTGTGCGACTGGCCAAGCAGTGCGTGCTGCGATCCAACGATACCCTGCGATCCTCCATGCATTCCGGGAGTGACTTGCCCACCAACCGGTCCTACTCCTGCACCAACACCTGCACCAACTCCAGCTCCAACCCCAGCTCCTACCCCGGCACCTACTCCAGCTCCTACCCCAGCTCCTACTCCCGCTCCTACACCAGCTCCTACTCCTGCACCGACTCCAGCTCCTACTCCAGCTCCTACTCCAGCTCCCACTCCTACACCCAGTGATCCTTGCATTCCCGGAGTCACTTGCCCACCGAGTGATGCTGGTAACTGCGTCGTGGATTCAAGATGCCCGCCCAGAAATGGAGTCACGCCCAAGTTGCTGCCTCACTCTGCCTGCGACATGTTCTACAAGTGCAACAATGGATTCGCTTGTGAACAGAGTTGTCCCCCCGGACTACACTTCAATGCCGATCTCAGCGTGTGCGACTGGCCAAGCAGTGCGTGCTGTGACCCGACGATACCCTGCAACCCTCCGTGCATCCCTGGCCTAACATGTCCACCGACCGGACCTACCCCAGCGCCAACCACCGCACAGCCGCCCATCACTCTACCCCCACCGACATTGCCTCCGCCCACTCTTCCTCCACCGACGCTTCCTCCACCCACGGTTGGACCAACGCCTTCCGAGCCGTGCGTGCCGGGTGTAACGTGCGAACCGAGCAACTGTCACAACGACATGCGCTGCCCGGCCCAGGACGGTCTAACGCCAACGCTCTTTGCTCATTCGGAATGCCACAAGTTCTACAAGTGCTCCAACCGAAAGGCCTGCGAGCACTCCTGCCCGCCCGGGCTGCACTTTAATGCGCGCGAGTTTGTGTGCGACTGGCCGGAAAGCGCCTGCTGCGATCCGACGATACCCTGCAATCCGCCCTGCATTCCAGGCGTCACGTGCGCCCGATCGGTGCGGCTTTAG
- the LOC120901244 gene encoding uncharacterized protein LOC120901244, with protein MLRNVLTLLLPVLAVSGVSVDPRCTRYSLGSEAQVLPHLQDCRKFVICDMGGNGQVLSCPPGLYFSDEAHACSFDMAACTHGELDETVPVVPEPQPPRPVPQEPSLPVAPVEPRPLPLPVPQPQPLPVIPSDPLPVVPPIVEGNSNGAETKPSLPNWLPIVTSPPVIEESVEEQAEIEQLPPQSVCWDKPMGKIYPIANDCGLYVVCMGNNDAIVQRCPKGLLYDHQQQRCEFADASYCATPRVDGRLVLDIHGVDMSLLEEEKAQQEDEETMELAEESYSVPVVPVNEHAPALVMEMVQHEHQPVLFVPEPEIPEPVQPIVEYNFRIIDNHPRCLARSNMGLTAQLPHDSDCRKYLVCVGRVAIEKVCPAGQHWNAKNNWCDFASVAGCTL; from the exons ATGTTGAGGAACGTACTTACACTACTGCTGCCAGTGCTGGCAGTGAGCGGCGTGAGCGTTGATCCACGATGTACGCGATACAGTCTCGGTTCGGAGGCGCAGGTCCTGCCGCATCTGCAGGACTGTCGCAAGTTTGTCATCTGTGATATGGGCGGCAATGGGCAGGTGCTTTCGTGTCCCCCGGGGCTGTACTTTAGTGATGAAGCGCACGCCTGCTCATTCGATATGGCGGCCTGTACGCACGGTGAGCTTGACGAGACGGTGCCCGTTGTTCCCGAGCCTCAACCACCACGACCCGTGCCACAGGAGCCCTCGCTACCGGTTGCCCCGGTAGAGCCACGACCTCTTCCGTTGCCGGtaccacagccacagccactGCCCGTCATCCCCAGTGATCCGCTGCCGGTTGTGCCACCGATAGTGGAAGGCAATTCGAACGGggctgaaacaaaaccatcgcTACCAAACTGGCTACCGATCGTGACGTCACCTCCAGTCATTGAAGAATCCGTGGAAGAACAAGCTGAAATCGAGCAGCTTCCACCGCAGAGT GTTTGCTGGGATAAGCCGATGGGTAAGATTTACCCCATCGCCAACGACTGCGGTCTGTACGTGGTGTGTATGGGCAACAATGATGCGATCGTGCAACGCTGCCCCAAGGGTTTACTGTACGATCACCAACAGCAGCGTTGTGAGTTTGCCGATGCGTCCTACTGCGCGACGCCACGCGTTGACGGGCGGTTAGTGCTGGACATACACGGCGTCGATATGAGTCTGCTGGAGGAAGAGAAAGCACAACAGGAGGACGAGGAGACTATGGAGCTTGCTGAAGAATCCTACTCCGTTCCGGTAGTACCTGTGAACGAGCACGCCCCTGCCCTGGTGATGGAAATGGTGCAGCATGAGCATCAGCCGGTGCTTTTTGTGCCTGAACCGGAGATACCCGAACCAGTGCAGCCGATTGTGGAGTACAACTTCCGCATCATCGACAATCATCCGCGCTGTCTGGCACGCAGCAACATGGGTCTGACGGCTCAGCTACCGCACGACTCCGACTGCAGGAAGTATCTGGTGTGTGTTGGGCGCGTCGCTATCGAGAAGGTGTGCCCGGCCGGACAGCACTGGAATGCGAAGAACAATTGGTGCGACTTTGCGTCCGTGGCTGGTTGTACGCTGTAA
- the LOC120904592 gene encoding keratinocyte proline-rich protein-like codes for MYLPLVLAVTLAAALTNGQQPCDPSVTCPTFNCTPHPNCPAKDPLHPVQLPHSDCTKFYKCSGGNACEQLCPVGLHYNAREQSCDWPNRACCDPSIECGLPDVPANDCVPNPNCPASSKDTILLPHVNCAKFYKCSGPFACPMDCPPLLHFNPKQNACDWPERACCDPTVPCDPCIPGVTCPPGPGPVPTPAPTPVPTPAPTPAPTPAPTPAPTPAPTPAPTPAPTPGPTPGPTPSAPGECDPGVTCPLNCVQDMRCPPRDGSKPILLPASVCTKFYKCQSGRACEFDCPYGLHFNEKSMVCDWPHQACCDPTIECVPACIPGVTCP; via the coding sequence ATGTATCTGCCACTCGTGCTCGCTGTCACGCTGGCAGCGGCCCTGACCAACGGTCAGCAACCGTGCGACCCTAGCGTCACCTGTCCCACGTTCAACTGCACCCCGCACCCGAACTGCCCGGCCAAGGATCCGCTTCACCCGGTACAGCTACCGCACAGTGACTGCACCAAGTTCTACAAGTGTTCCGGCGGCAATGCCTGCGAGCAGCTGTGCCCGGTCGGACTGCACTACAACGCGCGCGAACAGTCGTGCGACTGGCCGAACCGTGCCTGCTGCGACCCGAGCATCGAGTGCGGTCTGCCGGACGTGCCGGCGAACGATTGCGTGCCCAACCCGAACTGTCCGGCCTCGTCGAAGGACACGATCCTGCTGCCGCACGTCAACTGTGCCAAGTTCTACAAGTGCTCCGGACCGTTCGCCTGCCCGATGGACTGTCCGCCGCTGCTGCACTTCAACCCGAAGCAGAACGCTTGCGACTGGCCCGAGCGAGCCTGCTGCGATCCGACCGTGCCGTGCGATCCGTGCATCCCCGGCGTGACCTGCCCCCCGGGACCTGGACCCGTTCCTACCCCAGCTCCTACTCCTGTCCCGACTCCGGCTCCTACTCCGGCCCCTACTCCGGCCCCCACCCCAGCTCCCACTCCCGCCCCGACTCCCGCCCCGACTCCCGCCCCAACTCCGGGACCTACGCCCGGTCCGACGCCATCCGCGCCAGGCGAGTGTGATCCAGGAGTCACCTGCCCGCTGAACTGTGTCCAGGATATGCGCTGCCCGCCGCGTGACGGTTCCAAGCCCATTCTGCTGCCGGCCAGCGTCTGCACCAAGTTCTACAAGTGCCAGTCGGGCCGTGCCTGCGAGTTTGACTGCCCGTACGGGCTGCACTTCAACGAGAAGTCGATGGTGTGCGACTGGCCGCATCAGGCCTGCTGCGATCCGACGATCGAGTGTGTACCGGCCTGCATCCCTGGCGTCACCTGCCCTTAG